One genomic segment of Streptomyces liangshanensis includes these proteins:
- a CDS encoding TetR/AcrR family transcriptional regulator yields MSVQERKQRERADRERLIVATAREIAERQGWDAVTTRKLAERIEYSQPVLYSHFRGKREIIGAVALEGATEMAVALRAATAAADGPRARVTALARAYLDFAARNPAVYDALFRLDGGLAFADEETPRPLRDAFAALLESLGEVAGDGVHPELFTEVFWAALHGLATLTRARRLPPEDTERRVELLVARLAIL; encoded by the coding sequence ATGTCGGTACAGGAACGCAAGCAGCGTGAGCGGGCGGACCGCGAACGCCTCATCGTGGCGACGGCGCGAGAGATCGCCGAGCGGCAGGGCTGGGACGCGGTCACCACCCGCAAGCTCGCCGAGCGCATCGAGTACAGCCAGCCCGTCCTCTACAGCCACTTCCGCGGCAAGCGCGAGATCATCGGCGCCGTCGCCCTCGAAGGCGCCACCGAGATGGCGGTGGCCCTGCGGGCCGCGACCGCCGCCGCGGACGGCCCCCGTGCCCGCGTCACCGCCCTCGCCCGCGCCTACCTCGACTTCGCCGCACGCAACCCGGCGGTCTACGACGCCCTCTTCCGGCTCGACGGCGGCCTGGCCTTCGCGGACGAGGAGACCCCGCGCCCCCTGCGGGACGCCTTCGCCGCCCTGCTGGAGAGCCTCGGCGAGGTCGCCGGGGACGGCGTCCACCCGGAGCTGTTCACCGAGGTCTTCTGGGCGGCCCTGCACGGACTGGCCACCCTGACCCGAGCACGCCGCCTCCCCCCGGAGGACACCGAGCGCAGGGTGGAACTCCTGGTCGCCCGACTCGCGATCCTCTGA
- a CDS encoding tautomerase family protein, whose amino-acid sequence MPFVDISLARGKKPEYLRAVSRAVHDALVAELSMKPDDNFQLIHQHDPGEMVFDRAFRGGPRSDDWLVVRVIDGLERGEPAKRRFYRTLVRLLGEGAGVRPEDVFVMMSLAGPDSFSFAGGVIGTDVLAAEALNAADRAPARAAAYTTGELRYALTELFERHDRDLVRPMLRDDLVLRVPRSLPYGGEFTGIQPFENLFSGLPGGDAVWESFTVHVDRIIEADGHLVVQLTNTAVPKSTGTPHVIQNLWLFGVAGGRITTAQLYADTAAAAGLAD is encoded by the coding sequence ATGCCCTTCGTCGACATCTCACTCGCCCGCGGCAAGAAACCCGAGTATCTCCGGGCCGTCTCGCGTGCGGTCCATGACGCCCTGGTCGCCGAGCTGAGCATGAAGCCCGACGACAACTTTCAGCTCATCCACCAGCACGACCCGGGGGAGATGGTCTTCGACCGCGCCTTCCGGGGAGGGCCGCGCTCCGACGACTGGCTCGTCGTCCGCGTCATCGACGGACTCGAACGCGGCGAGCCGGCCAAGCGCCGCTTCTACCGGACCCTGGTCCGCCTGCTGGGCGAGGGCGCGGGCGTCCGGCCCGAGGACGTCTTCGTGATGATGTCGCTCGCCGGCCCGGACAGCTTCTCCTTCGCCGGCGGCGTCATCGGCACCGACGTGCTGGCGGCCGAGGCGTTGAACGCCGCCGACAGGGCCCCGGCCCGCGCGGCGGCGTACACCACGGGGGAGCTGCGGTACGCCCTCACCGAACTGTTCGAGCGCCACGACCGGGACCTCGTCCGTCCCATGCTCCGCGACGACCTCGTCCTGCGGGTCCCGCGCTCGCTGCCCTACGGCGGTGAGTTCACCGGCATCCAGCCCTTCGAGAACCTGTTCTCGGGCCTGCCCGGCGGCGACGCCGTGTGGGAGTCCTTCACCGTCCACGTCGACCGGATCATCGAGGCCGACGGACACCTGGTCGTCCAGCTCACCAACACCGCGGTCCCCAAGTCGACGGGCACGCCCCACGTCATCCAGAACCTGTGGCTCTTCGGGGTGGCCGGCGGCCGCATCACCACCGCACAGCTCTACGCGGACACGGCCGCGGCGGCGGGGCTCGCGGACTGA
- a CDS encoding MFS transporter, which yields MTVPSVAPSRHRHPGVLLAVLSTATFMTTLDVFIVNVGLRPIGAALHESSLANLSWILNAYAIVFAALLVPAGRLADRYGVKGTFLSGLAVFGLGSVGAALCGDVWLLVALRCVQAVGAAAIVPTSLALILNGMPKERIPRSIQIWAISGSLGASAGPTLGGLLVEASWRWIFIVNAPIALGALLIAVRTAPDPRHNTETRIPDLLGGALLITGIGALTLALVQGPTWGWGSGRTLGALVAAVLALGATVLRSARASAPVIDLTLFRNRTFTWANVGVFLLSLAFGLQLLGLVFWMQEGWGWSAIRTGLAISPGPVMVSVTSLGLRRYTAKLPAGLVAAAGGVLLGLGAVLIGSSLGASPDYYEVLPGWILCGAGTGLWTPTLIGAASSGLAPHQTSTGSAVVQMNRQIGLTLGVALLVVVVGSSQIDLAALPQFLHAWWWSAALSLLGALTCLFLLRSGSAGPARTTAPAAKPPVPAER from the coding sequence ATGACCGTCCCATCCGTCGCACCGTCACGTCACCGTCATCCGGGCGTCCTGCTCGCCGTTCTCTCCACGGCCACGTTCATGACCACGCTGGACGTGTTCATCGTGAACGTGGGCCTGCGCCCCATCGGCGCGGCGCTGCACGAGAGTTCGCTCGCGAACCTGAGCTGGATCCTCAACGCCTACGCGATCGTCTTCGCGGCACTGCTCGTGCCCGCGGGCCGGCTGGCCGACCGCTACGGCGTGAAGGGCACGTTCCTGTCCGGACTCGCGGTCTTCGGCCTGGGCAGCGTGGGCGCGGCCCTGTGCGGCGACGTCTGGCTCCTGGTGGCACTGCGGTGCGTCCAGGCGGTCGGCGCGGCCGCGATCGTACCGACCAGCCTCGCCCTGATCCTCAACGGCATGCCGAAGGAACGCATCCCCCGGTCGATCCAGATCTGGGCGATCAGCGGCTCGCTCGGCGCGTCGGCGGGACCGACCCTCGGCGGCCTCCTCGTCGAGGCGTCGTGGCGCTGGATCTTCATCGTCAACGCGCCGATCGCGCTGGGGGCCCTCCTGATCGCGGTACGGACGGCCCCGGACCCCCGGCACAACACCGAGACCCGCATACCCGACCTGCTCGGCGGCGCGCTCCTGATCACCGGGATCGGCGCGCTGACCCTCGCGCTGGTCCAGGGACCCACCTGGGGCTGGGGCAGCGGACGGACCCTCGGCGCGCTCGTGGCCGCGGTCCTGGCGCTCGGCGCCACCGTGCTGCGTTCCGCCCGCGCGAGTGCCCCGGTCATCGACCTCACCCTGTTCCGGAACCGCACCTTCACCTGGGCCAACGTCGGCGTGTTCCTGCTCTCGCTGGCCTTCGGGCTGCAACTGCTCGGCCTGGTGTTCTGGATGCAGGAGGGCTGGGGCTGGTCGGCGATCCGCACCGGTCTGGCCATCTCCCCCGGACCGGTCATGGTCTCGGTGACCTCGCTCGGCCTGCGCCGCTACACCGCGAAGCTCCCGGCCGGCCTGGTCGCCGCCGCGGGTGGCGTCCTGCTGGGCCTCGGAGCCGTACTGATCGGATCGTCGCTGGGCGCGAGCCCGGACTACTACGAGGTGCTGCCGGGCTGGATCCTGTGCGGCGCCGGTACGGGGCTGTGGACCCCGACCCTCATCGGCGCGGCGAGCAGCGGCCTGGCCCCCCACCAGACCTCGACCGGCAGCGCGGTCGTCCAGATGAACCGGCAGATCGGCCTGACCCTCGGCGTGGCACTTCTGGTGGTCGTCGTCGGCTCCTCGCAGATCGACCTCGCCGCACTCCCCCAATTCCTCCACGCCTGGTGGTGGTCGGCGGCCCTGTCCCTGCTCGGCGCCCTCACCTGCCTGTTCCTGCTGCGAAGCGGCTCCGCGGGACCGGCCCGCACCACCGCCCCGGCGGCGAAGCCACCTGTCCCCGCCGAGCGCTGA
- a CDS encoding alpha/beta hydrolase translates to MSSPALVLVHGSFHREEMWGALIGELPGIDVRTIQLPSSAPVPVDELGDMYKDAEAVRRLVLDIGGPVVVCAHSYGGVPVSEGLAEIGAVEHLVYLNSFVLDVGESMLGNRGGSYPPHWGVHEDEQYIEMLGAEKVFYNDLPEREAKAAAAGLGPQSLVSMRQPLTRAAWHTTPSTYVIGERDAGLPAPMREKFGARLGNVRRMDTSHSPFYSRPAETAALLREVLTGRPTR, encoded by the coding sequence ATGTCATCGCCCGCTCTTGTCCTCGTCCACGGCTCTTTCCACCGCGAGGAGATGTGGGGTGCCCTGATCGGGGAGCTGCCCGGCATCGACGTCCGCACGATCCAACTCCCGTCCAGCGCACCGGTTCCCGTCGACGAGCTGGGGGACATGTACAAGGACGCGGAAGCCGTCAGGCGACTCGTCCTGGACATCGGCGGCCCCGTTGTCGTCTGCGCGCACTCCTACGGCGGCGTCCCGGTCAGTGAAGGGCTCGCGGAAATCGGCGCGGTGGAGCACCTCGTCTACCTGAACTCCTTCGTCCTGGACGTCGGCGAGTCCATGCTCGGCAACCGCGGCGGAAGCTACCCGCCCCACTGGGGAGTGCACGAGGACGAGCAGTACATCGAGATGCTCGGCGCCGAGAAGGTCTTCTACAACGACCTGCCCGAACGGGAGGCGAAAGCGGCGGCGGCCGGTCTGGGGCCCCAGTCGCTGGTCTCGATGCGGCAGCCCCTCACCCGGGCGGCCTGGCACACCACCCCGAGCACCTACGTGATCGGCGAGAGGGACGCGGGCCTCCCCGCGCCGATGCGCGAGAAGTTCGGCGCGCGCCTCGGGAACGTACGGCGGATGGACACCTCTCACTCCCCGTTCTACTCCCGGCCGGCCGAAACGGCGGCACTCCTGCGGGAGGTTCTCACGGGCCGGCCGACCCGGTGA
- a CDS encoding zinc-dependent alcohol dehydrogenase family protein codes for MKAVQIAAFGSPADVLTVTDLPDPPRPVGDEVVVAVEYSPVNMHDLAFVGGLFFEPPLPAIPGNEGVGRVVATGPDVTGVATGDRVVLPLLSGAWRERVTVPAAGLTALPDGDVRQYAMLASNPPTAGLILDEFVPLRPGDWVAQNAANGGVGRALIAFARARGVRTVNLVRRPEAVAELKAAGADVVVVDGPDAADEIRSLIGDAQVRLAAAAVGGPAASTLLRVLAPGATVVDYGSYGIAVDPRDAEVTERGITVTKFFVGAFDRATKLVPLVDEAVRLVESGALTQPVAAVYPLAEAREAAAHTLRGGKVLLRVAEEQGGASGNAGS; via the coding sequence ATGAAAGCCGTACAGATCGCCGCGTTCGGCAGCCCCGCCGACGTCCTCACCGTCACCGACCTGCCGGACCCGCCGCGGCCCGTCGGCGACGAGGTCGTCGTGGCGGTGGAGTACTCGCCGGTCAACATGCACGACCTCGCCTTCGTCGGCGGTCTCTTCTTCGAGCCGCCGCTGCCCGCGATCCCCGGCAACGAAGGCGTCGGCCGCGTGGTCGCGACCGGACCGGACGTGACCGGTGTCGCGACGGGCGACCGCGTGGTCCTGCCTCTCCTCAGCGGCGCCTGGCGCGAGCGGGTGACGGTCCCGGCCGCCGGGCTCACCGCACTGCCGGACGGTGACGTGCGGCAGTACGCGATGCTCGCCAGCAATCCCCCGACCGCCGGGCTGATCCTGGACGAGTTCGTCCCCCTCCGGCCGGGCGACTGGGTGGCGCAGAACGCGGCGAACGGCGGCGTCGGGCGCGCCCTGATCGCGTTCGCGCGCGCCCGGGGCGTACGCACCGTCAATCTCGTCCGGCGCCCCGAGGCGGTCGCGGAGCTGAAGGCCGCCGGCGCCGATGTCGTCGTGGTCGACGGGCCGGACGCCGCCGACGAGATCCGGTCGCTGATCGGCGACGCGCAGGTACGGCTCGCCGCGGCGGCGGTCGGCGGACCGGCCGCTTCGACGCTGCTGCGGGTCCTGGCGCCGGGCGCCACCGTGGTGGACTACGGGAGTTACGGCATCGCCGTCGATCCGCGGGACGCGGAGGTCACCGAGCGCGGGATCACCGTGACGAAGTTCTTCGTCGGCGCCTTCGACCGCGCGACCAAGCTCGTACCGCTCGTGGACGAAGCGGTACGCCTGGTCGAATCCGGCGCACTCACCCAGCCGGTCGCCGCCGTCTACCCGCTGGCCGAGGCACGCGAGGCGGCGGCGCACACACTCCGCGGCGGAAAGGTCCTCCTGCGCGTCGCCGAAGAACAAGGCGGGGCGAGCGGCAACGCAGGGAGCTGA
- a CDS encoding TetR/AcrR family transcriptional regulator — protein sequence MRQRSDARQKMVQAAKQLIRERGYHATAFSDVLKLSAAPRGSVYFHFPGGKTQLVIEAAEAHAYEQVGIIDSAAEGADSATALVERYVDMGRDGMVASGYARGCGIAPLVTEGAEGEAAEIGETGRRAFSEMTDRLAFHFVAFGVERTAARALATAVLAGVEGAMITSRALHSPGPFDSVRDGLVSHAVAVSPKGSVRRHG from the coding sequence GTGAGGCAGCGATCGGATGCCAGGCAGAAGATGGTGCAGGCGGCCAAGCAGCTCATCCGGGAGCGCGGTTACCACGCCACGGCGTTCTCCGACGTTCTCAAGCTCAGCGCCGCCCCGCGCGGGTCGGTGTACTTCCACTTCCCCGGCGGCAAGACGCAGCTGGTGATCGAGGCGGCCGAGGCGCACGCGTACGAACAGGTCGGGATCATCGACAGCGCCGCCGAGGGGGCGGACTCCGCCACGGCGCTGGTGGAGCGGTATGTCGACATGGGCCGCGACGGCATGGTGGCCAGCGGCTACGCGCGCGGCTGCGGCATCGCCCCGCTGGTGACCGAGGGCGCGGAGGGCGAGGCGGCGGAGATCGGCGAGACGGGCCGGCGCGCGTTCTCGGAGATGACCGACCGGCTGGCCTTCCACTTCGTGGCCTTCGGGGTCGAGCGGACCGCGGCGCGCGCGCTGGCCACCGCGGTCCTCGCCGGGGTGGAGGGCGCGATGATCACCTCCCGCGCGCTGCACAGCCCCGGCCCCTTCGACTCGGTACGGGACGGGCTGGTCAGCCACGCGGTCGCCGTCTCCCCGAAGGGCTCCGTCCGCAGGCACGGCTGA
- a CDS encoding DUF1772 domain-containing protein yields the protein MLNALEVFTTVVVGLMVGVELSVALVINRILDALPGDSGQLGRAHGGRMLGAVMPVWYIGSLVLAAAWAVAGRHDPGAALVVTAGGLLILSVIMSVLLLVPINNRGKTWTPENRPADWKEQMNRWDRYHYARVAVIVAAFALLVTALT from the coding sequence ATGCTCAACGCACTTGAGGTGTTCACCACCGTGGTGGTCGGCCTGATGGTGGGGGTGGAACTCTCCGTCGCGTTGGTCATCAACCGGATCCTCGACGCGCTCCCCGGCGACAGCGGCCAACTGGGCCGCGCCCACGGGGGCCGGATGCTCGGCGCCGTGATGCCGGTCTGGTACATCGGCTCGCTCGTCCTGGCGGCAGCCTGGGCCGTCGCGGGCCGGCACGACCCGGGCGCCGCCCTCGTCGTCACCGCCGGCGGGCTGCTGATCCTCAGCGTGATCATGTCGGTCCTGCTCCTCGTCCCGATCAACAACCGGGGCAAGACGTGGACCCCCGAGAACCGGCCCGCGGACTGGAAGGAGCAGATGAACCGCTGGGACCGCTACCACTACGCCCGCGTCGCGGTCATCGTCGCCGCCTTTGCCCTCCTGGTGACCGCGCTCACCTGA
- a CDS encoding S28 family serine protease, which yields MRTTHLLPRRLALREALVVLALLAVPPLAGPLPGTVTPAAAATAATSEQPPAGDIRTRVEAVPGMRVIAERPAAPGYRFFELAYRQPVDHRHPANGTFDQRLTLLHRSADSPMVLYTGGYDLITSPDFRAEPTLLVDGNQIVTEQRFFGESRPDPADWSKLDIRQAASDHHRLIQALKPLYDGRWISAGVSKGGMASVYHRRFYPHDVDGTVVYSAPHNVDDRDDSAYDTFLARVGTPACRAALETVQRELLLRRDGMVARYEEWAAAQGRDFTVIGGADKAFELAVLRAVPMYWQYGAPDCAGVPAPTASTEDLYAWLDRTSGLANYTDETLVPLTPYFYQLGTQLGYPQYRTPHLAGLLRHPGVQDVRTYVSRDIPLRFQPHAMADIDRWVRTEGRGLLFVYGEIDAATAERFRLGPGSRDARVLVAPGTNHRARIASLAPEDATRATATVLRWAGR from the coding sequence ATGCGGACAACTCACCTACTCCCCCGCCGACTTGCCCTGCGTGAGGCCCTCGTCGTCCTCGCCCTGCTGGCCGTCCCGCCGCTCGCCGGACCCCTGCCCGGCACCGTGACCCCGGCCGCCGCGGCCACCGCGGCGACCTCCGAGCAACCGCCCGCGGGAGACATCCGTACCCGCGTCGAGGCCGTCCCCGGCATGCGGGTGATCGCGGAGCGGCCCGCGGCGCCCGGCTACCGCTTCTTCGAGCTGGCCTACCGGCAGCCCGTGGACCACCGGCACCCCGCGAACGGGACGTTCGACCAGCGGCTGACGCTCCTGCACCGGTCGGCCGACTCGCCCATGGTGCTCTACACCGGCGGATACGACCTGATCACGAGCCCGGACTTCCGCGCCGAGCCCACGCTGCTGGTGGACGGCAACCAGATCGTCACCGAGCAGCGGTTCTTCGGCGAATCCCGGCCCGACCCGGCCGACTGGTCGAAGCTGGACATCCGGCAGGCCGCGAGCGACCACCACCGCCTGATCCAGGCGCTCAAGCCGCTCTACGACGGCCGGTGGATCTCGGCGGGGGTCAGCAAGGGCGGCATGGCCTCGGTCTACCACCGCCGCTTCTACCCCCACGATGTGGACGGCACGGTGGTCTACTCGGCTCCCCACAACGTCGACGACCGGGACGACAGCGCGTACGACACGTTCCTCGCGCGGGTGGGCACACCGGCCTGCCGCGCCGCGCTGGAGACCGTACAGCGTGAACTGCTCCTGCGGCGGGACGGGATGGTCGCCCGGTACGAGGAGTGGGCGGCCGCCCAGGGGCGTGACTTCACCGTCATCGGCGGTGCCGACAAGGCGTTCGAGCTCGCCGTGCTGCGCGCCGTACCGATGTACTGGCAGTACGGCGCACCGGACTGCGCCGGCGTACCGGCCCCCACGGCCTCCACCGAGGACCTCTACGCCTGGCTGGACCGGACGTCCGGCCTCGCGAACTACACGGACGAGACGCTCGTGCCCCTCACGCCGTACTTCTACCAACTGGGCACCCAGCTCGGCTATCCGCAGTACCGCACCCCGCATCTGGCCGGCCTGCTCCGCCACCCCGGCGTCCAGGACGTGCGGACCTACGTGTCGCGCGACATCCCCCTGCGCTTCCAGCCGCACGCGATGGCGGACATCGACCGGTGGGTGCGGACGGAGGGACGCGGGCTCCTCTTCGTGTACGGGGAGATCGACGCCGCGACCGCCGAGCGGTTCCGCCTCGGCCCGGGCAGCCGGGACGCGCGGGTCCTCGTCGCGCCGGGCACCAACCACCGCGCGCGCATCGCGTCCCTGGCCCCGGAGGACGCGACGCGCGCCACGGCGACGGTCCTGCGGTGGGCCGGGCGGTGA
- a CDS encoding quinone oxidoreductase family protein: protein MRRIEFDRTGGPDVLTLVERDTPAPGPGELLVRITAAGVNYFDVNQREGAFPVELPHAVGGEGTGTVTAVGEGVHQHAPGDRVAWLGLSGSYADQAIVPAASAVAVPDAITGETAVAIMLQGVTAHYLATSTWPVRPGQTALVHAAAGGVGQLLTQIVKLRGGRVVATVSTEEKAAIARANGADHVIDYSTTDFADATLELLGGRGVDVVYDGVGRSTFAGGLRVLRTRGMLVVYGLSSGPVPPFDLHELNANGSLSVTGPNPGDYLRSPEEFGGRVKDLFTWVGAGDLTVNIGARYPLAEAARAHDDLENRRTTGKLLLIP from the coding sequence ATGCGCCGTATCGAATTCGACCGTACCGGCGGGCCGGACGTGCTGACCCTCGTCGAGCGGGACACCCCCGCGCCCGGCCCCGGCGAACTGCTCGTCCGGATCACCGCCGCCGGCGTCAACTACTTCGACGTCAACCAGCGTGAGGGCGCGTTCCCCGTCGAGCTGCCCCACGCCGTCGGCGGGGAGGGGACCGGAACGGTCACCGCCGTCGGCGAGGGCGTCCACCAGCACGCCCCGGGCGACCGGGTCGCGTGGCTCGGGCTGAGCGGCAGCTACGCCGACCAGGCGATCGTCCCGGCGGCCTCCGCCGTCGCGGTGCCCGACGCGATCACCGGCGAGACCGCCGTCGCGATCATGCTCCAAGGCGTCACCGCCCACTACCTCGCCACCTCCACGTGGCCGGTACGGCCCGGGCAGACCGCGCTCGTGCACGCCGCCGCGGGCGGGGTCGGGCAACTGCTCACGCAGATCGTCAAGCTGCGCGGCGGGCGGGTCGTCGCGACCGTGTCCACCGAGGAGAAGGCCGCGATCGCCCGCGCCAACGGCGCGGACCACGTCATCGACTACTCCACCACGGACTTCGCCGACGCCACCCTCGAACTCCTCGGCGGGAGAGGCGTGGACGTCGTGTACGACGGCGTCGGCAGGAGCACCTTCGCGGGCGGGCTGAGAGTGCTGCGTACCCGGGGCATGCTCGTCGTGTACGGGCTGTCCAGCGGACCGGTGCCCCCGTTCGACCTGCACGAGCTGAACGCCAACGGCTCGCTGTCCGTCACCGGCCCCAACCCGGGGGACTACCTGCGGAGCCCCGAGGAGTTCGGCGGCCGCGTCAAGGACCTGTTCACCTGGGTGGGCGCCGGCGACCTCACCGTGAACATCGGGGCGCGCTACCCGCTGGCCGAGGCCGCCCGCGCCCACGACGACCTGGAGAACCGCCGCACCACGGGCAAGCTGCTCCTGATCCCGTGA
- a CDS encoding TetR/AcrR family transcriptional regulator has translation MSAAKTETRRRILDTARRIVVAKGYAAVGINEVLAAAGVPKGSFYHHFGSKDAFGEAMMDSYFGDYFATMDRITADTTKTAAEHLMEYWRYFYDTQAADHCQGGCLVVKLGAEISDLSEAMRLTTKAGTAEIVDRIEAMITRGVTDGSVSVDDLPRATAETLYDLWIGASMIAKIHGSPGQLDRAMTVTRRILHV, from the coding sequence ATGTCAGCCGCCAAGACCGAGACGCGCCGAAGGATCCTGGACACCGCCCGGCGGATCGTCGTCGCCAAGGGATACGCCGCCGTCGGCATCAACGAGGTGCTCGCCGCGGCCGGTGTCCCGAAGGGGTCGTTCTACCACCACTTCGGCTCCAAGGACGCCTTCGGCGAGGCGATGATGGACAGCTACTTCGGCGACTACTTCGCCACCATGGACCGCATCACCGCCGACACCACGAAGACGGCCGCCGAGCACCTCATGGAGTACTGGCGGTACTTCTACGACACCCAGGCCGCCGACCACTGCCAGGGCGGCTGCCTGGTCGTCAAGCTCGGCGCGGAGATCTCCGACCTGTCGGAGGCCATGCGCCTCACGACCAAGGCCGGCACGGCGGAGATCGTCGACCGGATCGAGGCCATGATCACCCGCGGCGTCACGGACGGGTCCGTGTCCGTCGACGACCTTCCCCGCGCCACCGCCGAGACCCTCTACGACCTGTGGATCGGGGCGAGCATGATCGCGAAGATCCACGGCTCCCCCGGCCAGCTCGATCGCGCCATGACCGTCACCCGCCGGATCCTGCACGTCTGA
- a CDS encoding patatin-like phospholipase family protein has product MNALVLGGGGPAGASWTSAFLHGLASGGLPPDAFGTVMGTSAGAAAGAWLTMRPEGLPGVAERMRERAASRAGAPGGGQVDTDLVRRALDRSARGGESALDIARAAVAALSPISADAARSTWAAALPEGAWPGRLRVTAVDARTGRASVWSARDDIPLAVAVAASTAAPGVSPPVEIAGSVWVDGGVRSNTNADLLLEIGDHDGEGRAVPAEKPGRVLVLAPRPTAGLARETDLLVAHGYRVRVVGASPLHMSPADLLDPRVTDTAAATGSVQAHDLAGELAEWWYG; this is encoded by the coding sequence ATGAACGCCCTCGTGCTGGGCGGGGGCGGCCCCGCGGGAGCCTCCTGGACGTCGGCCTTCCTGCACGGGCTGGCATCCGGCGGGCTCCCGCCCGACGCCTTCGGCACGGTGATGGGCACGTCGGCGGGGGCCGCGGCGGGCGCCTGGCTGACGATGCGTCCGGAAGGCCTTCCCGGCGTCGCGGAAAGGATGCGGGAGCGTGCCGCTTCCCGTGCGGGCGCTCCCGGGGGCGGCCAGGTCGACACGGACCTCGTACGACGGGCTCTCGACCGGTCCGCCCGGGGCGGGGAATCGGCGCTGGACATCGCGCGGGCCGCCGTGGCCGCGCTGTCACCGATATCGGCGGACGCGGCACGGTCCACCTGGGCGGCGGCTCTGCCCGAGGGCGCCTGGCCCGGGCGGCTGCGGGTGACGGCGGTGGACGCCCGTACCGGACGGGCGTCCGTGTGGTCGGCCCGGGACGACATTCCGCTGGCCGTCGCCGTCGCCGCCTCCACCGCGGCCCCGGGGGTGTCACCGCCGGTGGAGATCGCCGGGTCGGTCTGGGTCGACGGGGGCGTCCGGTCCAACACCAACGCCGACCTGCTCCTGGAGATCGGCGACCACGACGGGGAGGGGCGGGCCGTCCCCGCCGAGAAGCCGGGCCGGGTGCTCGTCCTGGCACCCCGGCCCACCGCCGGTCTGGCGCGGGAGACGGACCTCCTGGTCGCGCACGGGTACCGCGTGCGTGTGGTCGGGGCCTCGCCCCTCCACATGTCCCCCGCCGATCTCCTCGATCCCCGCGTCACCGACACCGCGGCGGCCACCGGCTCGGTGCAGGCCCACGACCTGGCCGGGGAGCTGGCGGAGTGGTGGTACGGCTGA
- a CDS encoding Type 1 glutamine amidotransferase-like domain-containing protein: MELLLTAGGLRNETLRDALRDMVGKPFGAANVVYVPTASVAEPGDHGWLVADMNRVRGLGWREFDVLELNGLPRRTVLDRLLHADVVYVSGGNHYHLARSVTGNGLAGGILEALESRVYVGWSAGSMIFSRNLTGHSADVIGDAADLHVLGATDVEPPFGLFDWYLKPHLYSPDFPERDDAWADRIVARADFPVYFLDDDTAVRVRNGAVDVVSEGRWRFHP; this comes from the coding sequence ATGGAGCTTCTGCTGACGGCCGGCGGCCTGCGCAACGAGACACTGCGGGACGCGCTGCGGGACATGGTGGGCAAGCCGTTCGGGGCGGCGAACGTCGTGTACGTTCCCACGGCGTCGGTCGCCGAGCCGGGGGACCACGGGTGGCTCGTCGCGGACATGAACCGGGTGCGCGGCCTCGGCTGGCGTGAGTTCGACGTACTGGAACTCAACGGCCTGCCCCGGCGGACGGTGCTCGACCGGCTGCTCCACGCCGACGTCGTCTACGTCTCGGGCGGCAACCACTACCACCTCGCGCGCAGCGTCACCGGCAACGGCCTGGCCGGCGGGATCCTGGAGGCGTTGGAGAGCCGGGTCTACGTGGGGTGGAGCGCCGGGTCGATGATCTTCAGCCGGAACCTCACCGGGCACTCCGCCGACGTCATCGGGGACGCCGCCGACCTCCACGTACTCGGCGCGACCGATGTGGAGCCGCCGTTCGGCCTCTTCGACTGGTACCTCAAGCCGCACCTCTACTCGCCGGACTTCCCCGAGCGGGACGACGCGTGGGCCGATCGCATCGTCGCGCGGGCGGACTTCCCGGTCTACTTCCTCGACGACGACACGGCCGTACGCGTCAGGAACGGCGCGGTGGACGTCGTGTCCGAGGGGCGCTGGCGCTTCCACCCGTAA